Proteins from a genomic interval of Rhodothermales bacterium:
- a CDS encoding T9SS type A sorting domain-containing protein, with amino-acid sequence MRAISIALLVLLGAGPLSGQELVFDINRQGLSAVPSGLAVVGNQTYFAADSPDAGGRELWVTDGTEAGTRLVRDIRPGAFSSDPRLITAVGSRAFFVADDGVHGAELWVSDGTESGTTLVRDIATGSSDAQITELVSLRDTLYFSANDGAQGLELWRSDGTQAGTHTVTDLRPGRVGSIPAKLTVARDTLFFRASDGISGFELWKTDGTEAGTSLAADIYPGLSGSEPDNLVVWGDTLFFAAEHADLARELWRSDPDTTRLIADVRPGELGSDPSWLTMVGDRLYFAANDNVIGQELWVSDGDTAMVAADIFDNGGSFPRQLVDAEGTLFFTADDSTHGREVWMLPPDGSASMVQDINPEGGAGVFQLAAVEGMVFFQAFGPDLGRELWVTDGSPGGTRVVRDINPGEADASPDELIVFAGNLLFRANDALHGGELWISDGTSGGTRLVRDIRTGSFSASPQDFTVLGNRLVFTADDGLSGREPWVLDVEGTGPPQRLADIRTGGSGSEPQNLTTAGDLVYFTARDSLASEELWVTDGTPEGTRLLRDIWPGSQASEPFWLTAFGDLLLFVADDGVQGRELWVSDGTEAGTRALGDLRPGIPGSDAYALTVVADTLYFAADDGASGAELWRTDGTPEGTRQVLDLREGNLGSDPFWLTAVGDSLFFVASDGANGRELWVSGGSASSSRMVVDATQGPAGTDMSWLTPFGDRVVFQARPTIGPNELWVSDGTEAGTGPIATLTLGSSSQVPWITAVEGTLFFAAETILSGRELWASDGTAGGTRMIVDIDPAGSGNPADFAAASGRLFFTADDGAAGRELWTSDGTAVGTFALTEIRAGERGSEPEELVSVGGSLYFRANDGEHGEELYRLDAMTVPVQPEPEIPETMTVSAAWPNPTNGRAALRVRLPRSENLQVDLFDMLGRRVSRVFRGFVSAGREEEIRIDGTDLASGVYMVRLRAGERAETRRIVVSR; translated from the coding sequence ATGCGTGCGATCAGTATAGCACTTCTGGTCCTGCTTGGAGCAGGACCCCTGAGCGGCCAGGAGCTGGTGTTCGACATAAATCGCCAGGGCCTGAGCGCCGTACCGTCGGGTTTGGCTGTGGTGGGCAACCAGACGTACTTCGCCGCCGACAGCCCTGACGCGGGCGGGCGCGAGCTCTGGGTCACCGACGGCACCGAGGCTGGAACCCGGCTGGTGAGAGACATTCGCCCCGGTGCGTTCTCTTCCGACCCGCGCCTGATCACCGCAGTCGGCAGCCGGGCCTTTTTTGTGGCCGATGACGGCGTGCACGGCGCCGAACTCTGGGTGAGCGACGGCACAGAGTCGGGGACCACCCTGGTACGCGACATCGCGACAGGGTCCTCCGACGCTCAGATCACCGAGCTTGTCAGCCTGCGGGACACCCTGTATTTCTCCGCAAACGACGGGGCTCAGGGACTGGAGCTGTGGCGGTCGGACGGTACACAGGCCGGCACGCACACCGTCACGGATCTCCGGCCTGGAAGAGTGGGATCCATTCCGGCAAAGCTCACGGTCGCCCGCGACACGCTGTTTTTCCGGGCCAGCGACGGGATTTCCGGCTTCGAACTGTGGAAGACGGACGGAACGGAGGCCGGCACCTCGCTTGCGGCCGACATCTATCCCGGGCTCTCGGGCTCGGAGCCCGACAACCTGGTGGTGTGGGGAGACACCTTGTTCTTTGCCGCAGAGCACGCCGACCTGGCGCGCGAACTCTGGCGCTCCGACCCGGACACCACTCGCCTGATCGCGGACGTGCGCCCTGGCGAGTTGGGCTCGGATCCGTCCTGGCTGACGATGGTGGGTGATCGGCTGTACTTCGCAGCCAATGACAATGTGATCGGCCAGGAGTTGTGGGTCAGCGATGGGGACACCGCCATGGTGGCCGCAGACATATTTGACAATGGCGGCTCGTTTCCGCGGCAGTTGGTCGATGCCGAGGGCACCCTCTTCTTTACGGCAGACGACTCGACGCATGGCCGCGAGGTCTGGATGTTGCCGCCGGATGGGTCCGCTTCCATGGTTCAGGACATCAATCCCGAGGGCGGTGCGGGAGTTTTTCAGCTGGCGGCCGTCGAAGGGATGGTGTTTTTCCAGGCCTTTGGCCCGGACCTGGGACGTGAGCTGTGGGTCACGGATGGCTCCCCCGGCGGCACGCGGGTGGTGCGGGACATCAACCCGGGGGAGGCGGACGCGTCTCCGGACGAGCTGATCGTGTTCGCGGGCAACCTGCTGTTCCGGGCCAACGACGCACTGCATGGTGGCGAACTCTGGATCTCCGACGGTACATCCGGGGGTACACGCCTTGTGCGCGATATTCGCACGGGTTCCTTCAGTGCGTCGCCCCAGGACTTTACCGTGCTGGGGAATCGCCTGGTTTTCACGGCGGACGATGGCCTGTCGGGCAGGGAGCCATGGGTGCTTGATGTCGAGGGAACAGGACCACCTCAGCGACTGGCAGACATTAGAACGGGGGGCTCCGGCTCGGAGCCGCAGAATCTGACGACGGCGGGCGACCTGGTATACTTCACGGCGCGGGACAGCCTGGCCAGTGAAGAACTCTGGGTGACGGACGGCACGCCCGAGGGAACACGATTGTTGAGGGACATCTGGCCGGGGTCGCAGGCTTCCGAACCCTTCTGGCTCACGGCCTTCGGCGATCTCCTGCTCTTTGTGGCGGATGACGGCGTGCAAGGCCGTGAGCTGTGGGTCAGTGATGGAACCGAGGCCGGAACCCGTGCGCTGGGCGATCTTCGGCCGGGCATTCCGGGCTCCGACGCCTATGCCCTCACGGTGGTGGCGGATACGCTGTATTTCGCGGCCGACGACGGTGCGTCCGGGGCCGAGCTCTGGCGGACCGACGGCACGCCCGAGGGCACCCGACAGGTTCTCGATCTCAGAGAAGGCAATCTGGGCTCAGATCCGTTCTGGCTCACAGCGGTTGGGGACTCGCTGTTCTTCGTGGCAAGCGACGGTGCCAACGGCAGGGAGCTTTGGGTCTCCGGGGGCAGTGCTTCCAGCAGTCGCATGGTAGTGGATGCAACCCAGGGTCCGGCCGGCACCGACATGTCGTGGCTGACGCCGTTTGGGGACCGCGTGGTATTCCAGGCCCGCCCCACCATCGGGCCGAACGAGCTCTGGGTATCGGACGGCACGGAGGCCGGCACAGGTCCCATCGCCACCCTGACGCTGGGAAGCAGCAGCCAGGTCCCCTGGATCACCGCCGTGGAGGGCACCCTGTTCTTTGCGGCAGAGACGATCCTAAGCGGGAGGGAGCTGTGGGCTTCAGACGGCACCGCGGGCGGCACCCGCATGATCGTGGATATTGACCCGGCCGGCAGCGGCAATCCCGCAGACTTTGCGGCCGCATCGGGACGTCTCTTCTTCACGGCGGACGATGGCGCGGCCGGGCGGGAACTGTGGACCTCCGACGGTACGGCCGTCGGCACGTTCGCGCTGACCGAGATTCGTGCGGGGGAGCGAGGCAGCGAGCCTGAGGAGTTGGTGTCTGTCGGGGGATCGCTGTATTTCCGGGCCAATGACGGCGAGCACGGAGAGGAGTTGTATCGGCTGGACGCGATGACCGTGCCCGTGCAGCCGGAGCCGGAGATCCCCGAGACGATGACGGTTTCGGCGGCATGGCCCAATCCGACGAACGGTCGAGCGGCACTGCGCGTGCGACTGCCGCGCAGCGAGAACCTTCAGGTGGACCTGTTTGACATGCTTGGCCGGCGGGTTTCGCGGGTGTTTCGGGGGTTCGTGTCGGCCGGCCGCGAGGAAGAAATCCGCATCGACGGCACGGACCTCGCCAGCGGCGTGTACATGGTCCGGCTACGAGCTGGAGAACGTGCGGAAACCCGGCGGATCGTAGTGAGCCGATAG
- a CDS encoding YqgE/AlgH family protein — protein sequence MPILRDPNFYRSVVLVCDHNEEGTFGLVLNRETDVTPDQIMDELDPVGEPVRIGGPVQPNTLHYLHGLGEHIDDAIEVANGLWWGGDFEVFKEVVSNDGQGPARLFLGYSGWGEGQLEEEIEEGSWAVATMRADWAFEVGPDSLWREVMLSLGGDWALMANYPDDPRTN from the coding sequence GTGCCCATCCTGCGAGATCCGAATTTCTATCGCTCGGTGGTGCTGGTCTGTGACCACAATGAGGAGGGCACGTTTGGTCTGGTCCTGAACCGGGAGACGGATGTGACCCCGGACCAGATCATGGACGAGCTGGATCCTGTGGGCGAACCGGTGCGGATCGGGGGTCCGGTTCAGCCAAACACGCTGCACTACCTGCACGGGCTGGGCGAGCACATCGACGACGCCATCGAGGTCGCGAACGGGCTGTGGTGGGGCGGCGACTTCGAGGTCTTCAAGGAAGTCGTGAGCAACGACGGACAGGGCCCTGCCCGGCTATTTCTGGGCTACTCCGGCTGGGGTGAAGGCCAGCTGGAAGAGGAGATAGAAGAGGGCTCGTGGGCGGTGGCCACGATGCGCGCCGACTGGGCGTTCGAGGTGGGTCCGGACAGTCTCTGGCGAGAAGTGATGCTCAGTCTTGGCGGAGACTGGGCCCTGATGGCCAATTATCCGGACGATCCACGCACCAATTAG
- a CDS encoding SDR family oxidoreductase translates to MATWVITGASQGIGAAISRAAAPGNTIALVARNQENLEAVAREVGDAGGSAGVFACDVTDDDAVRKTASRIVTEFGVPDVLVNNAGSFVPGSLMDTEPGVFRRQLEVNVTSAFLVTRAFLPGMQDRGSGHVLFMASVASTRGYPGGLAYCAAKHGLLGLARGVREETRSTGVRVTTLLPGATLTPSWHGVDIPEDRFMPAEDIAAAVVGAVALSGRTVVEEILLRPQEGDL, encoded by the coding sequence ATGGCCACGTGGGTCATCACCGGTGCGAGTCAGGGGATTGGTGCCGCTATTTCCCGGGCGGCGGCACCCGGCAACACCATAGCCCTCGTGGCGCGGAATCAGGAGAATCTTGAGGCCGTGGCCCGCGAAGTTGGCGACGCGGGCGGCAGCGCTGGCGTGTTCGCCTGCGACGTCACGGACGACGATGCGGTCCGGAAGACGGCCTCACGTATTGTGACGGAGTTTGGCGTTCCGGATGTGCTGGTGAACAATGCCGGCTCCTTTGTGCCGGGCTCCCTAATGGACACTGAGCCGGGCGTGTTTCGTCGGCAACTCGAGGTCAACGTGACGTCTGCGTTCCTGGTAACCCGCGCGTTCCTGCCGGGCATGCAGGACCGCGGCAGCGGGCATGTGCTCTTCATGGCCTCTGTCGCCTCCACCAGGGGTTATCCGGGCGGGCTGGCATACTGCGCCGCCAAGCATGGCCTGCTGGGTCTGGCACGGGGCGTGCGCGAAGAGACGCGCTCGACCGGCGTGCGCGTCACCACATTGCTCCCGGGCGCCACGCTCACCCCTTCATGGCATGGGGTGGACATTCCCGAGGACCGATTCATGCCCGCTGAAGACATCGCCGCCGCCGTAGTGGGGGCCGTTGCGCTCTCGGGTCGCACCGTGGTCGAAGAAATCCTGCTGCGCCCGCAGGAGGGCGACCTCTAG
- the folE gene encoding GTP cyclohydrolase I FolE yields MLSTEVNSPSDLTVPAYRNEHIYDPQVTDQLSGHVDQILELIGEDPQREGLVKTPERVAKAYQFLTQGYAQDPDAILQKAVFHEDYSEMILVKDIELFSLCEHHMLPFFGKAHVAYIPNGRIVGLSKLPRVVDVFARRLQVQERLTIQVRDAVDRVLQPAGVAVVIEASHMCMAMRGVQKQHSTTTTSAMSGEFLNSTDTRAEFMRLINGR; encoded by the coding sequence ATGTTGAGTACCGAGGTGAATAGCCCATCCGATCTGACCGTGCCGGCCTACCGTAACGAACATATTTATGACCCCCAGGTCACGGATCAGCTTTCCGGCCACGTAGATCAGATTCTGGAGCTGATTGGCGAAGATCCGCAGCGCGAGGGGCTGGTCAAGACTCCGGAGCGAGTGGCCAAGGCCTATCAGTTCCTGACCCAGGGCTATGCCCAGGATCCGGATGCCATTCTTCAGAAGGCCGTTTTCCATGAGGACTACAGCGAGATGATCCTCGTGAAGGACATCGAGCTGTTCTCGCTGTGTGAGCACCACATGCTCCCGTTTTTTGGAAAGGCGCATGTGGCATATATCCCGAACGGGCGCATCGTCGGACTCAGCAAACTGCCGCGTGTAGTCGATGTGTTCGCGCGCAGGCTGCAGGTGCAGGAACGGCTGACCATCCAGGTCAGGGACGCAGTGGATAGGGTACTTCAGCCGGCCGGAGTGGCGGTGGTCATCGAGGCCTCGCACATGTGCATGGCCATGCGAGGCGTTCAGAAGCAGCATTCGACGACTACGACCAGTGCCATGTCGGGCGAATTCCTCAACTCGACCGATACGCGTGCCGAGTTCATGCGTCTGATCAACGGACGCTGA
- a CDS encoding 6-carboxytetrahydropterin synthase, producing MALVRVTRRAHFNAAHRLHNPAKSQEWNEATFGKCNSPNWHGHNYELEVTVIGEPHPDTGYVIDLADLKRIMNERVVDIVDHSNLNLDVPFLQGVMPSTENFAIAIWNRLVDVLPSGRLESVRLFETPRNYVEYRGE from the coding sequence ATGGCGCTTGTCCGCGTCACACGTCGCGCTCATTTCAATGCGGCGCATCGGTTGCACAACCCTGCCAAGTCCCAGGAATGGAATGAGGCTACGTTCGGCAAGTGTAACAGCCCGAACTGGCACGGACACAACTATGAGCTGGAAGTCACGGTAATTGGCGAGCCGCATCCCGACACGGGATACGTCATCGACCTGGCGGACCTCAAGCGCATCATGAATGAGCGTGTGGTCGACATCGTAGACCACTCCAACCTGAATCTGGACGTACCCTTCCTGCAGGGAGTCATGCCATCCACCGAGAACTTTGCCATAGCAATCTGGAATCGACTGGTGGACGTGCTGCCTTCCGGCAGGCTTGAATCTGTACGTCTCTTCGAGACGCCCCGTAATTATGTTGAGTACCGAGGTGAATAG
- a CDS encoding histidine triad nucleotide-binding protein: MAEKTLFQRIECGDIPGDIVYEDDACFAFRDINPQAPVHILVVPRKPIPTLDDLEPEDAETVGRLFLAAKAIAAQEGLAGGYRTVFNCGEQAGQTVFHIHLHLLGGRRLGWPPG, from the coding sequence ATGGCAGAAAAGACCCTGTTCCAACGCATTGAGTGCGGGGACATCCCCGGAGACATCGTCTATGAGGATGATGCCTGTTTTGCATTCCGGGACATCAATCCGCAGGCGCCGGTGCACATCCTGGTCGTGCCGCGAAAGCCGATCCCAACGCTGGATGATCTGGAGCCTGAGGATGCCGAGACGGTGGGGCGCCTTTTTCTGGCGGCGAAGGCCATCGCCGCTCAGGAGGGTCTCGCGGGCGGCTATCGCACGGTGTTCAACTGCGGCGAGCAGGCAGGCCAGACGGTCTTTCACATCCACCTGCATCTGCTGGGTGGACGCCGTCTAGGCTGGCCTCCCGGATGA
- a CDS encoding dephospho-CoA kinase, giving the protein MDPVIVGITGGIGSGKSTVCALWKRWGARVFDSDAVAKRLMTEDGVLRAAIRDLFGPESYLADGSLNRAHIAANVFEDDEALAQLNALVHPRVFSAFRLFVEQAVAQGARLVVRESALMPEGPARADLDRVVVVDAPLEQRLRRAVARGMTEEQARARMRHQRSDAAFRAAGDLVIENSGTLEQLEREARRVFDTLTGMNTTSEARFEPIAPRTDGKAWPELHPELPRWGNGLMRTFGRLVLGMLGFRFAGNFPPHRKFVLIGAPHTTNWDFVLGMALLFALGLRVNWIGKHTIFRWPFRRFMRWMGGVPVDRNEPGGIVEQAAAAIRTADRMIVGLSPEGTRKLTERWKTGFYRIAVSAEVPIVLGMIDFARRELRIETVFFPSGDLESDMALIQERYRGVEGKYPENFNVR; this is encoded by the coding sequence ATGGACCCTGTAATCGTCGGGATCACCGGAGGCATCGGCAGTGGCAAATCCACAGTGTGCGCGCTCTGGAAGCGGTGGGGCGCCCGCGTCTTTGATTCGGATGCCGTGGCCAAGCGACTGATGACCGAGGATGGTGTGCTCCGGGCCGCCATTCGAGATCTGTTCGGTCCCGAGTCATACCTGGCCGACGGTTCCCTGAATCGAGCCCACATTGCTGCCAACGTATTCGAGGACGATGAGGCACTCGCCCAACTGAACGCCCTCGTGCATCCCAGGGTATTCAGCGCGTTTCGACTGTTTGTCGAGCAGGCTGTCGCGCAGGGGGCGCGCTTGGTGGTGCGGGAGTCGGCGCTCATGCCGGAGGGACCTGCGCGTGCCGATCTGGATCGCGTAGTGGTGGTCGATGCCCCGCTGGAGCAGCGACTGCGGCGAGCCGTCGCGCGCGGAATGACTGAGGAACAGGCACGGGCCCGCATGCGGCACCAACGCAGCGACGCTGCCTTCAGGGCCGCCGGGGATCTGGTGATTGAAAACTCCGGGACTCTGGAGCAGCTGGAGCGCGAGGCGCGTCGAGTATTCGATACTTTGACCGGTATGAACACGACGTCCGAAGCCCGATTCGAGCCCATTGCTCCGCGCACCGACGGCAAAGCCTGGCCGGAGCTTCATCCAGAGCTGCCGCGCTGGGGCAACGGTCTGATGCGCACCTTCGGCCGGCTCGTACTGGGTATGCTGGGCTTTCGTTTTGCCGGCAATTTCCCACCGCATCGCAAGTTTGTGCTGATCGGGGCCCCACACACCACGAACTGGGATTTCGTGCTTGGAATGGCCCTGTTGTTCGCGCTGGGACTGCGGGTCAACTGGATTGGAAAGCACACCATCTTCCGCTGGCCGTTTCGCCGGTTCATGCGATGGATGGGAGGTGTGCCGGTAGATCGCAACGAGCCGGGGGGTATCGTGGAACAGGCGGCGGCGGCGATCCGAACGGCTGATCGCATGATTGTCGGACTATCTCCCGAAGGGACGCGCAAGCTCACAGAGCGCTGGAAGACCGGCTTTTATCGCATCGCCGTGTCGGCCGAAGTTCCCATTGTACTCGGCATGATCGACTTCGCCCGCCGCGAACTGCGCATCGAAACCGTTTTCTTCCCCAGCGGCGATCTCGAGTCGGACATGGCGCTCATTCAGGAGCGCTATCGCGGCGTCGAGGGCAAGTACCCGGAAAACTTCAACGTGCGGTAG
- a CDS encoding bifunctional 3,4-dihydroxy-2-butanone-4-phosphate synthase/GTP cyclohydrolase II, protein MPKEAPSDVQFDSIESALEDIRNGRLVVVVDDEDRENEGDFVGAAELVTPEQVNFMATHGRGLICVPVTRERSVALGLDMMVDANSALYDTAFTVSVDYAIGTTTGISAQDRAKTIRALADQSAKPADFGRPGHVFPLRAQPGGVLRRAGHTEAAVDLARLAGLQPAGVLVEIMNEDGSMARVPDLVGVARRFGMKLITIKDLIAYRMQTEVLVRRLVEVDMPTRFGDFRLIAFEERLSGDNHLALVKGTWEEDTPVLVRVHSQCVTGDIFGSKRCDCGDQLARALMQVDREGRGAVLYMKQEGRGIGLINKLRAYKLQEEGMDTVEANEALGFRMDHRDYGVGCQILRDLGIRNLRLMTNNPQKRVALSGYGLEIVERVPIEIAPNEVNARYLETKRDRMGHMILGDEVAGHDEDVLRHIL, encoded by the coding sequence ATGCCCAAAGAAGCTCCTTCAGACGTTCAGTTCGACTCCATCGAGTCCGCCCTCGAGGATATCCGCAACGGCCGCCTGGTGGTTGTGGTTGATGACGAGGATCGCGAGAACGAGGGCGATTTTGTCGGCGCAGCCGAACTGGTCACCCCGGAGCAGGTCAACTTCATGGCCACCCATGGGAGAGGCCTCATTTGCGTGCCTGTCACGAGGGAGCGCTCCGTGGCGCTGGGCCTGGACATGATGGTCGATGCCAACTCGGCCCTGTACGACACCGCGTTCACGGTTTCGGTGGACTACGCGATTGGCACGACGACGGGCATCTCCGCGCAGGACCGGGCGAAGACCATTCGGGCATTGGCCGACCAGAGCGCGAAACCGGCCGATTTCGGGCGCCCGGGCCATGTCTTCCCGCTTCGGGCGCAGCCCGGAGGCGTGCTCCGCCGCGCGGGTCATACGGAGGCTGCCGTAGACCTGGCCCGACTTGCAGGCCTCCAGCCTGCCGGCGTGCTCGTCGAGATCATGAATGAGGACGGGTCCATGGCCCGCGTGCCCGATCTGGTTGGCGTGGCCCGCCGGTTCGGCATGAAGCTCATTACCATCAAGGACCTCATCGCCTACCGCATGCAGACAGAGGTGCTGGTACGGCGTCTCGTCGAAGTCGACATGCCCACGAGATTTGGGGACTTCCGTTTGATCGCGTTTGAGGAGCGGCTGTCCGGCGATAACCACCTTGCCCTGGTCAAGGGGACCTGGGAAGAAGACACTCCGGTCCTGGTGCGGGTACACTCACAGTGCGTCACCGGAGACATCTTCGGGTCAAAGCGCTGCGACTGTGGAGACCAGCTAGCCCGCGCTCTCATGCAGGTGGATCGGGAGGGTCGTGGAGCGGTCCTCTACATGAAACAGGAAGGCCGCGGCATCGGACTCATCAACAAGCTGCGGGCTTACAAGCTGCAGGAAGAGGGCATGGACACCGTGGAAGCCAACGAGGCGCTCGGCTTCCGCATGGACCACCGCGACTACGGCGTGGGCTGCCAGATACTCCGCGACCTCGGCATCCGAAATCTCCGGCTGATGACGAACAATCCTCAGAAACGGGTCGCGCTGTCCGGCTACGGGCTGGAGATCGTAGAGCGCGTCCCGATTGAAATCGCGCCCAATGAAGTCAACGCCCGCTATCTGGAAACCAAGCGGGACCGCATGGGCCACATGATTCTGGGCGATGAGGTTGCCGGCCACGACGAGGACGTGCTGCGACATATCCTCTGA
- a CDS encoding aldo/keto reductase produces the protein MKTRRLGKTDLELTTVGLGTWAIGGPWDWGWGPQDDETSIRTIHRALDLGINWLDTAPCYGLGHSEEVVGRAVALRRDEVYIATKCGLVWDDPSTLKVYGRLTRESVLQEAEDSLRRLAVDVIDLYQIHWPNPEEDIEAAWEAMAMLKEQGKVRHIGVSNFSVAQMRRLQSIHPIASLQPPYSMLERGFEGELNTFCREQGIGVVPYSPMQAGLLTGAFSQERLAGLPDDDWRRKNRHFQEPRFSRNLDLVGGLRPIADRLGCTLAQLAVAWTLRDDVVTAAIVGARTSDQIERTAPAAEVVLDATAVSEIEMLLSELD, from the coding sequence ATGAAGACCCGAAGACTCGGCAAAACCGACCTCGAACTGACTACCGTCGGCCTGGGCACCTGGGCCATCGGCGGCCCTTGGGACTGGGGCTGGGGCCCTCAGGACGATGAGACCAGCATCCGAACCATCCATCGCGCGCTGGATCTGGGAATCAACTGGTTGGACACCGCTCCCTGCTATGGGCTGGGCCACTCGGAGGAAGTCGTGGGGCGTGCCGTCGCCTTGCGTCGGGATGAGGTGTACATCGCCACCAAATGCGGGCTGGTATGGGACGACCCCTCCACGCTGAAGGTGTACGGTCGGCTGACCCGGGAGTCGGTGCTGCAGGAGGCCGAGGACAGCCTGCGCCGCCTTGCAGTCGATGTGATCGATCTGTACCAGATTCACTGGCCGAATCCGGAAGAGGACATTGAGGCGGCCTGGGAGGCGATGGCCATGCTCAAGGAGCAGGGCAAGGTGCGCCACATCGGGGTCTCCAATTTCAGTGTCGCGCAGATGCGCAGGCTGCAGTCCATTCACCCCATTGCGTCGCTTCAACCACCCTATTCAATGCTCGAGCGTGGCTTTGAGGGGGAGCTGAATACATTTTGCCGCGAGCAGGGGATCGGCGTCGTGCCGTACAGTCCCATGCAGGCGGGGTTGCTCACCGGAGCGTTCAGTCAGGAACGATTGGCCGGGTTGCCTGACGATGACTGGCGGCGAAAGAACCGCCACTTCCAGGAGCCGCGCTTCTCCCGCAATCTGGACCTGGTCGGGGGGCTCAGGCCCATCGCCGACCGGCTGGGATGCACGCTGGCTCAGCTGGCCGTGGCCTGGACGCTGCGCGACGATGTGGTAACCGCGGCCATCGTGGGCGCAAGGACCTCGGACCAGATCGAGCGCACAGCACCGGCGGCGGAGGTCGTACTCGACGCGACTGCCGTGTCTGAGATCGAGATGCTGCTCTCGGAGCTGGACTGA